In the Cucurbita pepo subsp. pepo cultivar mu-cu-16 chromosome LG17, ASM280686v2, whole genome shotgun sequence genome, CGTTATGAGTATTGTGGGTTTAATGCCAGATTGATGACATTGAGTTGTAATTATTAGGTCCGTCCTGGCACTCAACCTGGACAGAAGGTTGTTCTGAAGAAGAAAGGTAATGTAGccaatatcatttttttaggcTTCTTGATGGCATTGGAAAGAGTTACAATAGACTTGTTGGTAGCAtcaaatgtttttgtttctaaaggGGCACTCCAAATTGAGAGTCTATGCTAGACATgatgttctgttctgttctctTGCAGGGATAAAAACGAGGAACTCGTACTCATTCGGCGATCAATACGTGCACTTCAACGTCAGCATACCAACGTGAGTCCACCTGTTCCCGCAACTCTGTCGATATTCGTCTCGTCTTTAGTTTTTATTGAAACACATTTCAACATaatttgttctttcatttcttcttatGGATGGTATTTGTGTGTTTCATCCTCAGGAGTCTTACTCCAAGGCAACGCGAATTAATCAAGGAATTCTCGAAGGAAGAGCAAGGAGAAGACGAGAAACGCACCGCTGCTGGAGCATCTGGCTAGATGCAACATTCCAAGAGNagtttttaaaaaaaaaaaaaaaaaaaaaaaaaaaagatcaacaTCCCATTTTGTTGTAGCAAACTCTCTGAGTTctagaaaggaaagaaaatggtaTGGTTCTTGTACTATGGAAATAGCAAGGAGCCAGCCAGTAGTAGGGAAGTTTTGTAGGAGTATTCTTGGTTGTATTTAGACGCGAGACGAACGCGATACGGTAGAAATACTGTAGTTTACGTTGTATAGACATAGACTCGGTTAtttctttgcttttatttatcataatgGGGGCATGAATCAATGTCCTCTACATTATAtatcttctttgtttgtttcatttgTGCGTGTTTTCCAGCTAGGTATTGCCTTACACAATGATGTATCCAATGATgtcttattttcaaatttgctaaaattatattgtaCTTCCTATGTGAATGGTGATGTACTATATAGTTTTGTGTACATCCTCTGatgttatatataattttgtgtaCATTATCCAATAGGCGCGTTTCAATAAAAATCCAATGATTATCTTGCATGCTCTGTTAACTTAACTCAATAAGTATTGACTACTCGCCGTACCTGCATGGGTGCGCGAAGTGAACCATTTCCCTCCCAACACTGATATGAGACAAAGAACTATGGTTAAGGTGATTGACTGGTTTAAATCTTGCAAAGAATAGGGCGCTAAAGctagaataatttttataacgAACTAGTAAAGATGTTTTCTAGTATCAATAGATCATGAGATGATATACGATGAAAGAACCAAACCCTAATGctccaaaaatcaaatttgtcCGTGTTCGAGAGCGGGTGAATTAGggtaaattttagatttactATAGTAATAATTATACAGAGTTGTTTACTAACAAATGAATATGTAGATTTACAATAGTAATAAAgttaaagtaaaaaagtatagaaaaaaaaaaaggaataatttgAGActttaaactaataattataataagaaaacgcttaaaatttgatggaaatgatagaatattgaaatttgaatatttaaaattcaggATATTAtagtatgaaatattattgaatttattattttttttttatctttttaataaaatttatactgatgaaatataaaatataaaaagcaTAATATTCATATGTGAACTCCAATTATCTTGAtttataatacttttaaatttaattaaaaggtagaaattgaaattattataagtTTAGGGATTTCATTGattaaacttataaattttaagatttaaatgagttgattttttcttattagattttaattgattgaaattgaagagtataaattgatattttttcactaattttaatcaaatttatcatccataaaataatttgggaactcattaaaatattatcacaGGTGGCAGAATATTATTGGCTGTCAAAAACTGCCACGGATTGGAATCCTCAAACAgacaaatcaaacaaatcgGACCGTCCGAAATCTTCGCAATCCAACGGTCATCCATCACGCTCCTAAAATCGAAAAATTTAAGAACCTCGCGCTTTTTCTTCAACACACACACAACACAACGCTTATATGTACACCTCCAAATCTCCATTCGCCACAACCAAAGTCTCAGATCACATTACCAAAACCTTCAAATTTTGTCATTCCAATTCACCCGAATGGCTCGCACCAAGCAAACCGCCAGAAAATCCACCGGAGGCAAGGCTCCAAGGAAGCAATTGGCCACTAAGGCTGCTCGGAAGTCAGCCCCAGCCACCGGTGGAGTGAAGAAACCTCACCGCTTCCGTCCTGGAACCGTCGCACTTCGTGAGATCCGTAAGTACCAAAAGAGTACAGAGCTTTTGATCCGCAAGCTTCCGTTTCAACGATTGGTTCGTGAGATCGCTCAGGATTTCAAAACCGATCTGAGATTCCAGAGCAGTGCCGTAGCGGCGTTGCAGGAAGCAGCAGAGGCCTACTTGGTAGGTCTGTTTGAAGATACGAATCTGTGCGCGATTCATGCCAAGAGAGTCACGATTATGCCAAAGGATATTCAATTGGCAAGGAGGATTAGAGGGGAAAGAGCTTAAATTCGTGGATTGATAATTTCTTTTGGTGGTTCTGTTATATTTATGAGTTTGATTTTGTGGCTTAGGGTTTAGATCGGTTGCAGATTGAATGTATATGGGGATCTTGAATCCGAATTTCTCAATGAATTGCTTTCTGGACTGCAAATTGTTCCATTTTGATGTTCATTATAGATCGTTTCTTTCTTGGATgcaaaattatttgaatgaaaaatttgATCTTAAGATTATTTTGTTGAAGGGTGAGATTAATGTGGTaagttgaatttaattaaatttatgaaattgttaaaatatGTGTAAATGGAAGTTAATATGGAAATATAAAaaggatttgaaattaaaatatattattattattattttcatccaATGAAATTCTaccaataaaaatgaattattttgtaattaaaataaaaaaagcttTTAGGCGGTAAAATTGTTCCCTCCAAATAGTTGAATAATGAAAgacgaaaagaaaagggcGGGATATTTCCACGTGGCAGAATATTATTGCTTGTTTGTTTCAGCCACGGATCGCTATCTTTGAACGGACCTAACCCGTCGAATCTCACCGTCCAATTAACAATCCAACGGTCATCCTAGAAAGGGAATTCACCAAATTTCcaccaaaatttgaaatctcccgctttttttttcatccaaaTCTCTATATCTCCGCCTCCAACCCTCGCAGTTTCTTCACCGCTCAATTGAAAATTATCACTTCGGAGCTCGAATCTTCATAATTTTGCTAAGCTAATCGGTTCGAATGGCACGCACCAAGCAAACTGCCAGAAAATCCACCGGAGGCAAGGCTCCCAGAAAGCAATTGGCCACCAAAGCCGCCCGAAAGTCAGCTCCAGCCACCGGCGGAGTCAAGAAGCCCCATCGTTTTCGCCCTGGAACCGTCGCACTCCGTGAGATCCGAAAATACCAGAAGAGTACTGAGCTTTTGATCCGAAAGCTTCCGTTTCAACGATTGGTTCGTGAGATCGCACAGGACTTCAAAACCGATCTGAGGTTCCAGAGCAGTGCCGTGTCGGCGCTTCAGGAGGCGGCAGAGGCGTACTTGGTCGGTCTGTTTGAAGATACAAATCTTTGTGCTATTCATGCGAAGAGAGTCACCATTATGCCGAAGGATATTCAATTGGCTAGGAGAATCAGAGGCGAAAGGGCATAGAGGGTTGGCTTGATTGTTTTGCATCTTTCTGTTTTACTACTTTTAAAATGCCTTCTCTGATCCAGGTTTAGATTCTGCTGTAAATCTGCTGCGTTCTTAACTACTATCCATGGCTAGTTTCTAGGTCACAAGTATATGAGATTTCAAAAATCGGAGTATTAGATGGATTTGCCCTTACTTTGCTCATTGTAGTTTGATGAATCCAATTAGTTTTCGTTGCACTGAACTGATTCGGTTCTATAATTGAGTCGTTAGATTTCTTACTCGCAATTCTTTTTCTGCTTGAATCTTGTATTTGATATGAATCAAGGTCTGCTTGAATCTGGTATTCGTTATGAATCCATGTCTGTTCTTCCATGTGGTTCTCAAACCTGTAGGCTTAGTGTCACAATAACATTTTACTTAATAACAAACGATTATGCGACACTCACTTCTAATACCAAGTGAGTCAAGTCAATTTGTATTTGCTGTCTCTTATGATCGGACAAATCTAGACGCGATTTCATCTTACGGTCATACAAAATCAGGGTAgtagttgacaactagtcacaccCATCTAGTACATTTTGAATCGATTTAGATTTGGTAGGTTTAGACATGATTTCGTCGAGTAGTcatacaaatagaaaatacaaTGGCATGACATAGGCATGCAGCCACGGACAACATGCTCGAGCATGACCGTAACATTTAGTAGGCACTCATCCTTAAGAATATCTGTCAGCATTATGTGTTGGTTTGTTGATTGTATGACTTCCATTGAAGCCTGAAGAAAGTAACATATCCTTTTTCATCAGCTAAATGCTTTCCAACTGTTTCACCTGCACAAAAAACCACAGCCCAATTAGAAGTAGAAACCAAAAATTGCATATAGCATTGGAAGTGTGCATTGGGTTAGGAAGACAGTGCACGAAAGCATGAGTTTGCTCTCATTTCATCTCATAAAACCAACATTTTCAACCCCATTAAAACCCCATTATTCctcttcaaatttcatttcagGTCAAGAATGAAGCCGGGAAGCTTCAAACCTCTGCAATTTCTAGTGTTCATGATAGCAATGACATGCTTTGTGGAGCAAAGCAAAGCCAAGTTCTGTTCGAACAGCTTGATTTCCACGTTGGTTCAGCTCATTCCTTGCAAGCCATCACTGTCGCCATTCAGCCCCATGCCACCAAGTCTTCTCTGTTGCCATGCGCTCAAGACTCTCGGCCAGCCATGTCTCTGTGCAGTGTTGGACGCCCCCCCTGTTTCTGGTATTGATTACAACGTGGCCATGTTGCTTCCTCAGAAATGCGCTTTGAATTTCCACCCATGTAactctttcttcatcttcaatctCAACATTTTTTCTGGTTGTTTTTGTGTTGAAGACTCTTCATAAActtgattttgttcttgttgttcttatGCAGGTTTTTAGAAGATGGAGGATGGTGAGGtgtttgaagatgatgaataaAACTGCTTGTTATGTTTTGATATCATGTGGTTGGatatatgttttatgaaaaaataaatgtttgtttCAACTTTCCAATCGAAATTTATAGAAAGTCGAAGTTTGATCAATATTGAGTTAAGATGTCTATCGTTCGAAAGATTCATACTACTCAGATTCTGATTACAATTCAACTTCAccttactttaaaaaatatttcatgtgttaatgtattttagttattaatgtaacctATATTATGGATAAGTAAGATTAAAAAGTGGATTAAATGGGCAAGACAACGGGGAAGGGAAGCTCAACATAGATATTGATTTGAACAAAAGAACTCAAATCAAACCCGTaccagaaacaaaaaaagagatgGAATTCTAGATTGAACAAATGACCGACCTACAAGAAAACATATTGTAACGACTCTAGCCCGctgctaacatatattattttctttgggctttcgcTTCGAGGTTTCTtctcaacatttttaaaacgcgtctgctaagaaGAGTTTTACACACCCTTTCTTACACGTATTGGTTTCATTACCATATAATCTTGTAGCGTAGTCAAATAGGTAACAAAAATGAAGTACAAGAATGAgtaattaaagtttaaattacaCCCAAACAAGTCAAAGATGGAATTTTTTACTCATGCTCACATGATTCTTCACACCATTCAAACGTTTCTCTTTTGGTAATTTTCAAATGCTCAAAAAATTaccatatatatgtatatatagtcCCATTAAAAACCAGTTGTTTATTCCAGTTTTCACCCAAATTTGGTAACTTTTCTTGGCCAAAAGAATGACAACTTGAACTTGTTGACTAATTGTGCTGTTTGGCCTTCTTAAAGGCCACCACTCCTCCTGGTTCTCTTCTCAAAGCTAACACTGTGCTGCTCTCATGGAGTTCTCCCTGTTCTTCCTTCTGCTTTCCTGCTTTTTCTTTGGTAATAATCACAAATCTTTCCCTCTTTGATCTCCTTCTCTGTGTTTTGATGgatgtttttgtgtttcagCCACTGATGCAGCAGTTTTCAGTTTGGTGAACAAATGTAGCGACACAGTATGGCCAGGAATCCAACCAGGAGCAGGGAAGCCTCAGCTAATGAACGGCGGATTTCAGCTGAATCCCGGAAAGACCGTAACGATCAATGCACCTACAGGATGGTCAGGTCGATTCTGGGGTCGACATGGCTGTTCCTTCGATGCCTCTGGCAAAGGGACGTGTGATACAGGCGATTGCGGTGGCGTAATCGAATGCGATGGGGCGGGAGGTGCCCCACCTTCTACACTTGCAGAGTTCACCTTAGACAGTCCTCAGGATTTCTATGATGTTAGCCTTGTTGATGGCTATAACATGGAGATTTCGATATCCCCCTCTGGTGGATCGGGGAGTTGTCGAACAGTGAAATGCCTGTCGGACTTGAATCAACGATGTCCTAGAGGATTggaggtgaagaagaagggtgTAACCATTGCTTGTAAAAGTGCGTGCTTGGCTTTAAACACGCCGCAGTATTGCTGCACCGGGGCATACGGTAGCCCGCAGACGTGCAAGCCGACGGGTTATTCGAAAGCGTTCAAGTCAGCTTGTCCAATGGCTTATAGCTATGCATATGATGATCCAACAAGCATATTTACATGCCAGAATGCAAACTATTCAATTGTCTTTTGTTGAATTGGATCTTATATAGAATTTCTAACATATAATACAATTACACAGACAATCTTCGTAGAATCCTATAACTTTAAACATAGTAAACAacgttgttttgtttttgttctttgatcTTCATGTTCCTTAAAGCTTTACCTGTGGTCTGTACAAATCAAAACCAAGCTAAAATATACGTGTTTCTTCTTGTTATCGACTCGAGCACAAGCACGCGCATTTCGCATTCGTATCAGTGAGGGTCTGCACCAAAACAAATACACAGAGCTTTTCATGAGACAAAAGTGGCAGTTGGATCATCATCATGTGATTCGATTAACTTAAGGTTGTCTTTGACTGTTACCTTGACCTGTCTCTGCAGGCCTTTAATGTATTCAACGGCCAATTCCAGCATTTCAGCTTTGCTCGTCTGCTGCAAGGAAAGATCGATCGATCGAACGATTTAGTCTTTAAACATTGAAATTGTACGACGTTAGAACGATGAATCATCGAGGGTCAGGATAATTACTTTATCCATGTCAGGAAACAGCTCTTGTAGTTTCTTCATTCTGTCACTAATCCGAGTTCTTCTAttctaaaaatgcaaaaactTGGAGATTTAAGAATTTGAATGCAGTTAATCAGTGTAGGACAGCGGGTTTGATCGAAAGAAGACAGGGTTTACCCGCTCGGCAATGCTTCGTGGGTGCGTGGTGTCACAAccttactatgaagagagtaggttgtgaccctcacgccaTGACAAGCAAAGGGGCGTCCCTCAAGAGACGCCCATCCGGCCATATGCGGGCCAACGAAGAAGAATGCCATGATGCGATCGAGGAGgacgatgcatcatccaacacaccaccacGCAAAGTGGGTATTGAAGACATGTTGAGACACAAGCATAACAGAGACATCAGCATAGACATGAAGgacaagataggcttgttgaagggccgggtagggccccgggccttaacctcaaaagtcgagGTTCCGGAAGGAATTTGGTCATGCGGTTCGGGAGTTAAgtccgtccatatgaaatatgaatgctcgccaagtTTGGTGTCGATCGGACATTGGACGgacaatgcacgacaccgtatgacacctcacgaaaatcatgtctactcctggtagaatgaaaatggctcaaaatgtactatagggggtaccatggtgttagctctccaccacccctgggccctgtggcctaagtgagctaccctgtggcacatacgtgtgtcacagtgtgggcgagcgtgccgagacgagtgtctcgggcgacttcctttgaaatgggtttttgaaggacagtaccggacggcacgggtgtgccggtattgcgccctagcccgcgtgttggaggttgctacatacacccgctatccggtacggtatccgtaaatgactcggcatgggcacgggagggcctatgcctcgatagaacccggatggatggatgttcgggaagccccgatgagatgaacgacacgcgggcccattctcgatggcacGACTGAACGAGTTATGATGGCCGACGACATCCCGAGACTCgggatggcgtcaagacatatggaccccgtcgatggggatcgagatggcaagatgagatgcgacgttgtattgagagaccttggcccgagtagaggcaaggtcgagccgaacGAGTTGGCCTAGcatagaggcaagtcggatgtgtcgcAGATGATTGGACATACACGCacaggcggcgtgtgtggttggacaagcttggattccgcacaagcgatgttcgattggcgaagacaaacctcgcctaaggtccgacgaagccacaaagccggggcgaaaaatatatatggggcttaattccccttaaggctggTCGTGAGCGTGTATAGATCACGACGCCGCACGGTTAAGAAAATAGGACCGTGACacttggtatcagagccacacTTTGTGCGTCTAGTCGGGCAAGACAGTCAAGAGAAATGAACCCAAGAGTTGATCGAAGACCTTGCAAGTGTGTCAAGAGTGCCGAAATGGGCAGGACAGTTGCCGGTCAGAATTATAATCAGTTGGGGGTTGAAGCCAAGACTACCTGAAATTCATTAGTGTCGTGTGTCGACACCTCAATATGGGTAGATCTACCCGTCAAGCAAGACCAAGCTCACCTGACAAGAGCTTGCAGTTCCGAAGTGAGACAGGGCAGCGAAATAGAAAGCACCATGATGGTGCGTTCCAAAGAACCATTCACATTAGAGGAATAGTGTCAGTGGTTGCAAGCAGAGAAGCCGAGAGTCAAGAAAAGACAAGCATCGGCCAAGTGCAAAAGCCGTATACAATGTAAGTCCTTATGGGGGGACGACCTTGCTGCAGAGAGGCAGCCGAGTTAGAGCGGGGGAGAGCAACATCAATAAGTCTCTCATCCCGTAAAGGTGCTCGGACATACGAGCACACGTGTATTCCTTGAGTCACCACCTTGTGCCTAGGGTGGATGACTCCACCAACAGATGTCAAGACCAGTATCCGCTCGAGAAGTGAGCAACAAGCTGGAAGTTCACACACAACAGTAGTCACACGATGTGACAAAATACAAAGAGTTGGCCGAAAGTTAGCGCCAACAACTGAAGAGACTGTCAAAGAGTTGACTTTGCTCAATAGGAGAAGTGGTCGCAACCAAAGAGCGTTGCGTCCGGGCTTGCGAGCCCCACCCCAAGGGGGTGAATCAATTCACAGGAGAAGTGGTCGCGACCAAAGAGTGTTGCGGTTGGGCTTGCGAGCCCCACCCTGAGGGGTGCACTAGTTCACAGGAGAAGTGGTCGCGATCAAAGAGTGTCGCGACTGGGCTTGCGAGCCCCACCCCGAGGGGTGCACTAGTTTATGTGATCCGAAGAGGATACACACACTGGGGCCAAGTTGGCCAAAATAGGGCAAGAGTGCCTCCGAAGTCCATACTTGTCTGGTGAGTGTCTGCAAAGAGAGTCAGCCTCACCCACAACTATGGCAAACGCTGAAGAGTCACGTCTACGTTGCGAGTCTCGGTGGCCGAGTCCAAGATGGGCGAACAACAGAAATAGGTCCGAATGGGGATAGCCGTAGATAAAGGAACAAGCCTAAGTGAGGACAAGTTCACCCAACAACTGACCAAGTCAAGAGTCAGAACGTGGTGCCACCTGACGAAAGAGAAGTCAGAAGCATCCACTCGAACTTGTCCCAAGTTGGCATAAGACGTCAGCAGGGAGAGCATTATGACAAAAGATCGTCAGGTGCTCAACGATAGAAGATTTTTCTGAAGCACAACCAAATCCAGCGAGTCAAGTCGCCAACAGACAAAGAGTCGGATCGTCATCGGGACGATGCCGAGATTGAGTGGGGGAGAATTTTGTAATAGGTGGGGCGAACGCGCCCGAGAaagtcatcgaggacgatgactagATTAAGtaggggagaatgtcacaatctGCAATATGATTGTGACCCGAGtaagtcatcgaggacgatgactaagttaagtgggggagaatgtcacaaccttactatgaagagagtaggttgtgaccctcacgccaTGACAAGCAAAGGGGCGTCCCTCAAGAGACGCCCATCCGGCCATATGCGGGCCAACGTAGAAGAATGCCATGATGCGATCGAGGAGgacgatgcatcatccaacacaccaccacGCAAAGTGGGTATTGAAGACATGTTGAGACACAAGCATAACAGAGACATCAGCATAGACATGAAGgacaagataggcttgttgaagggccgggtagggccccgggccttaacctcaaaagtcgagGTTCCGGAAGGAATTTGGTCATGCGGTTCGGGAGTTAAgtccgtccatatgaaatatgaatgctcgccaagtTTGGTGTCGATCGGACATTGGACGgacaatgcacgacaccgtatgacacctcacgaaaatcatgtctactcctggtagaatgaaaatggctcaaaatgtactatagggggtaccatggtgttagctctccaccacccctgggccctgtggcctaagtgagctaccctgtggcacatacgtgtgtcacagtgtgggcgagcgtgccgagacgagtgtctcgggcgacttcctttgaaatgggtttttgaaggacagtaccggacggcacgggtgtgccggtattgcgccctagcccgcgtgttggaggttgctacatacacccgctatccggtacggtatccgtaaatgactcggcatgggcacgggagggcctatgcctcgatagaacccggatggatggatgttcgggaagtcccgatgagatgaacgacacgcgggcccattctcgatggcacGACTGAACGAGTTATGATGGCCGACGACATCCCGAGACTCgggatggcgtcaagacatatggaccccgtcgatggggatcgagatgacaagatgagatgcgacgttgtattgagagaccttggcccgagtagaggcaaggtcgagccgaacGAGTTGGCCTAGcatagaggcaagtcggatgtgtcgcAGATGATTGGACATACACGCacaggcggcgtgtgtggttggacaagcttggattccgcacaagcgatgttcgattggcgaagacaaacctcgcctaaggtccgacgaagccacaaagccggggcgaaaaatatatatggggcttaattccccttaaggctggTCGTGAGCGTGTATAGATCACGACGCCGCACGGTTAAGAAAATAGGACCGTGACACGTGGCGCATCCCCGTTTAGCTCGAATTTGGTGACGAATAGGATGTTCTTGAAATCTAAAAAACTTCTCCACCGGATCATTGTTGAAAGTTATAGGAAAGCTCAAATGATGAGCCAATCCactattgttattttcataaCCAGCCTTCTGCAGAACAAAGAACTGTTAAGCTAAGCCAAACTTGCAGGTTTAAACAACTCACTACGTTGCATTGTACCTGAGTTTCGAGCACGATCGATGTCGGAAACGTTCGCCCATTGTTATCTCTACCTCTTTTTAAGTCCTTGGTTGCAGAGTTATGCCAAGAACTGTTGAGGAAATCGTCATCATATTGCCTCGTCGTATTGCCTGCGAGTCGACAAGAGGTCGATCCTTTTAAAACCCATTCATTCTAAACTATATAATTCACGATATAATCAGTTTATACTCTCACTACCGACTAAGAAACTGTCAGATCTCACATCGTTTAGAGAGTAGAAcagagcattctttataagggtgtagaaatcacTCCcaagcgttttaaaactttgaggggaagcccgaaaggaaaagttgaagagaacaatatctactagcggtgggcttgaccTGTGCCAGTAAGGTAGTTGGG is a window encoding:
- the LOC111778793 gene encoding histone H3.2-like, which encodes MGGRILLAVKNCHGLESSNRQIKQIGPSEIFAIQRSSITLLKSKNLRTSRFFFNTHTTQRLYVHLQISIRHNQSLRSHYQNLQILSFQFTRMARTKQTARKSTGGKAPRKQLATKAARKSAPATGGVKKPHRFRPGTVALREIRKYQKSTELLIRKLPFQRLVREIAQDFKTDLRFQSSAVAALQEAAEAYLVGLFEDTNLCAIHAKRVTIMPKDIQLARRIRGERA
- the LOC111778455 gene encoding putative lipid-transfer protein DIR1, which gives rise to MKPGSFKPLQFLVFMIAMTCFVEQSKAKFCSNSLISTLVQLIPCKPSLSPFSPMPPSLLCCHALKTLGQPCLCAVLDAPPVSGIDYNVAMLLPQKCALNFHPCF
- the LOC111778454 gene encoding histone H3.2; its protein translation is MARTKQTARKSTGGKAPRKQLATKAARKSAPATGGVKKPHRFRPGTVALREIRKYQKSTELLIRKLPFQRLVREIAQDFKTDLRFQSSAVSALQEAAEAYLVGLFEDTNLCAIHAKRVTIMPKDIQLARRIRGERA
- the LOC111778794 gene encoding transcription factor bHLH130-like, giving the protein MEDWVLLIIWVSSDFIFLGFGISSNSLEAYPDFMDCDSTNIHSAGGLMRYWSAPTSVFANLLDGTEGLLPSNNGGGGSGAEDYRVIRSTSPVVVNRSCSMVNCGGGDQIGNSLGVMNLNNSMQLDLGARNSGNLFRQSSSPAGIFSHFTAENGNTTRQYDDDFLNSSWHNSATKDLKRGRDNNGRTFPTSIVLETQKAGYENNNSGLAHHLSFPITFNNDPVEKFFRFQEHPIRHQIRAKRGCATHPRSIAERNRRTRISDRMKKLQELFPDMDKQTSKAEMLELAVEYIKGLQRQVKTLTDTNAKCACLCSSR
- the LOC111778199 gene encoding thaumatin-like protein, translating into MEFSLFFLLLSCFFFATDAAVFSLVNKCSDTVWPGIQPGAGKPQLMNGGFQLNPGKTVTINAPTGWSGRFWGRHGCSFDASGKGTCDTGDCGGVIECDGAGGAPPSTLAEFTLDSPQDFYDVSLVDGYNMEISISPSGGSGSCRTVKCLSDLNQRCPRGLEVKKKGVTIACKSACLALNTPQYCCTGAYGSPQTCKPTGYSKAFKSACPMAYSYAYDDPTSIFTCQNANYSIVFC